A single genomic interval of Mobula hypostoma chromosome 7, sMobHyp1.1, whole genome shotgun sequence harbors:
- the LOC134348918 gene encoding uncharacterized protein LOC134348918, translating into MAAIKTSIEELKSRTQTAAKGMSDTVVEAAQEAVQQVAESSKDTTKAATEEASKQTQTAINSVASKAQDSIKVLGQRLVQK; encoded by the exons ATGGCAGCAATAAAAACGTCGATTGAAGAGCTGAAGAGCAGAACACAAACGGCTGCAAAAGGAATGTCAGATACAGTAG TGGAGGCAGCTCAAGAAGCAGTTCAACAGGTGGCTGAATCATCCAAGGACACCACAAAAGCAG CCACTGAAGAAGCATCAAAGCAAACACAAACTGCTATCAACTCTGTTGCTTCCAAAGCACAGGACAGCATCAAAGTTCTTGGCCAGAGGCTTGTTCAGAAATAA